A single window of Actinoallomurus bryophytorum DNA harbors:
- a CDS encoding oligopeptide/dipeptide ABC transporter ATP-binding protein has product MTNEILAVEGLARHFAPHVSVIDRLFGTKPTENRAVDGVDLVLHKGETLGLVGESGSGKSTLARAIVGLHPPTAGVIRYDGEVLPAKRTRAQQRAIQMVFQDPYSSLNPRMTVGQMLAELLRFHKLVPRDKVRERSRELMHLVGLPERALGQRPRQFSGGQRQRVGIARALALEPTVLLADEPVSALDVSVQATIINLFADLKDTLDLSVIFVSHNMAVVRQICDRTAVMYRGRIVETGSTGTLFDDPVHPYTRLLTGSVPRLVGSEGPVRAEVEAEDDRGDVRQEVAASAARDGTTPCRFADRCPSVVAECAVEPPLLPDPRDPARLAACVHVPRLAEVVGADAEPGPT; this is encoded by the coding sequence GTGACGAACGAGATCCTTGCGGTCGAGGGCCTGGCCCGGCACTTCGCCCCGCACGTGTCGGTCATCGACCGGCTCTTCGGCACGAAGCCGACGGAGAACCGCGCCGTCGACGGCGTGGACCTGGTGCTGCACAAGGGGGAGACGCTCGGCCTGGTGGGGGAGTCGGGGTCGGGCAAGTCCACCCTCGCGCGCGCCATCGTCGGCCTGCACCCTCCGACCGCGGGCGTGATCCGCTACGACGGCGAGGTCCTGCCGGCGAAGCGGACCAGGGCCCAGCAGCGCGCGATCCAGATGGTCTTCCAGGACCCGTACAGCTCGCTGAACCCGCGGATGACGGTCGGGCAGATGCTGGCGGAGCTGCTGCGGTTCCACAAGCTGGTGCCGCGCGACAAGGTACGCGAGCGCAGCCGCGAGCTGATGCACCTGGTCGGCCTGCCCGAACGCGCGCTCGGCCAGCGGCCGCGGCAGTTCTCCGGTGGGCAGCGGCAACGCGTCGGCATCGCGCGTGCCCTGGCGCTGGAGCCCACCGTGCTGCTCGCGGACGAACCCGTGTCCGCGCTGGACGTCTCGGTTCAGGCCACGATCATCAACCTGTTCGCCGACCTCAAGGACACACTCGACCTGTCGGTCATCTTCGTCTCGCACAACATGGCGGTGGTGCGGCAGATCTGCGACCGGACCGCGGTGATGTACCGCGGGCGCATCGTCGAGACCGGGAGCACCGGGACCCTGTTCGACGACCCCGTCCATCCGTACACCCGGCTGCTCACCGGCTCGGTTCCCCGGCTCGTCGGCTCCGAGGGACCGGTACGGGCCGAGGTGGAGGCCGAGGACGACCGCGGCGACGTCAGGCAGGAGGTCGCCGCCTCCGCGGCACGTGACGGCACCACACCCTGCCGCTTCGCCGACCGCTGCCCGTCCGTCGTCGCCGAGTGCGCGGTCGAACCCCCGCTGCTGCCCGATCCACGCGATCCCGCCCGGCTCGCCGCGTGCGTCCACGTACCCCGGCTCGCGGAGGTCGTGGGAGCCGACGCCGAGCCGGGTCCGACCTGA
- a CDS encoding ABC transporter ATP-binding protein: protein MTPPLLEVRDLHVEIPMPYGRLHAVRGVSLTVDTAESVGLVGESGSGKSLTLRALLGLLPRPARIVSGAILIDGEDVTGMPPKRLKRRLTDTMSMVFQDSLTALNPVMRVGDQIAEAPLRRLGASRSEARAIAVDLMNEVGIADPERRYRLYPHELSGGMRQRICIAIALSTKPRLILADEPTTALDVTIQAQVLGVLDRLRQEENVGLLLVSHDLAVVGQTCSRLYVMYAGKVVETGDLVDLVTAPRHPYTFSLLRSVPDPDRRVARLLSIQGQPPDLAETITGCSFAPRCPFAEDACREWDAELLPAGPARQSACRRIDTAERWTAMVSQEATR from the coding sequence GTGACCCCTCCGCTGCTCGAAGTCCGCGACCTGCACGTCGAGATCCCGATGCCGTACGGCCGGCTGCACGCGGTCCGCGGCGTGTCCCTCACCGTGGACACCGCCGAGTCGGTGGGCCTGGTCGGCGAGTCCGGCTCGGGCAAGAGCCTGACGCTGCGCGCGCTGCTCGGCCTGCTGCCGCGCCCGGCGCGGATCGTCTCAGGAGCCATCCTGATCGACGGCGAGGACGTGACCGGGATGCCGCCCAAGCGCCTCAAGCGCCGGCTGACCGACACGATGAGCATGGTCTTCCAGGACTCCCTGACCGCCCTGAACCCCGTCATGCGGGTGGGCGACCAGATCGCCGAGGCGCCGTTGCGCAGGCTCGGCGCCTCGCGGTCGGAGGCCAGGGCGATCGCCGTCGACCTCATGAACGAGGTCGGGATCGCCGACCCGGAGCGGCGCTACCGGCTGTACCCGCACGAGCTGTCCGGCGGCATGCGCCAGCGGATCTGCATCGCGATCGCGCTGTCCACCAAGCCACGGCTCATCCTTGCGGACGAGCCGACGACCGCGCTGGACGTGACGATCCAGGCCCAGGTCCTCGGCGTGCTCGACCGGCTGCGGCAGGAGGAGAACGTCGGCCTGCTGCTGGTCAGCCACGACCTCGCCGTGGTCGGCCAGACCTGCTCGCGGCTGTACGTGATGTACGCCGGGAAGGTCGTGGAGACGGGCGACCTGGTGGACCTGGTCACCGCGCCCCGTCACCCGTACACGTTCTCGCTGCTGCGCTCGGTGCCCGACCCGGACCGGCGCGTCGCCCGGCTGCTGTCGATCCAGGGCCAGCCACCGGACCTCGCCGAGACCATCACCGGCTGCTCCTTCGCCCCCCGGTGCCCGTTCGCGGAGGACGCCTGCCGCGAGTGGGACGCGGAGCTGCTCCCGGCGGGCCCGGCGAGGCAGAGCGCCTGCCGGCGCATCGACACCGCGGAGCGATGGACCGCGATGGTCAGCCAGGAGGCGACCCGGTGA
- a CDS encoding M55 family metallopeptidase, whose amino-acid sequence MKIFISSDMEGTAGVVDWSQCIAGGAQYAYYTELLTGEINAAIEGAMRAGATEFLVNDSHSKMANLRPDALAGRAAYLSGRYKPMYMMQGLDASYDAVFFVSYHGSMGSNGSVLSHTYFPTAFAEVTVNGAVAGEAGINALVARAYEVPIVLVTGDATTAEETGRFCPGIEAAVVKKSVTRFAAESLHPEAARELIGERAEASLRGLADAAPPSIDVPVTLGIAFRSSDYCELAARIAGVERTGDLSAVITGDDPLWIYQTFITVVLLCRGLVE is encoded by the coding sequence GTGAAGATCTTCATCTCGTCCGACATGGAGGGCACCGCCGGAGTCGTCGACTGGAGTCAGTGCATCGCCGGGGGAGCGCAGTACGCGTACTACACCGAGCTGCTGACCGGCGAGATCAACGCCGCGATCGAGGGCGCGATGCGGGCCGGCGCCACGGAGTTCCTGGTGAACGACTCCCACTCCAAGATGGCCAACCTGCGACCGGACGCCCTGGCCGGACGGGCCGCCTACCTGTCCGGCCGGTACAAGCCGATGTACATGATGCAGGGCCTCGACGCGAGCTATGACGCGGTCTTCTTCGTCTCCTACCACGGGTCGATGGGCAGCAACGGCTCGGTGCTGTCGCACACTTACTTCCCGACCGCGTTCGCCGAGGTCACCGTCAACGGCGCGGTCGCCGGAGAGGCGGGCATCAACGCACTGGTGGCCCGCGCCTACGAGGTGCCGATCGTGCTCGTCACCGGCGACGCCACGACGGCCGAGGAGACCGGGCGGTTCTGCCCGGGCATCGAGGCCGCGGTGGTCAAGAAGTCCGTCACGCGCTTCGCCGCCGAGTCGCTGCATCCGGAGGCGGCGCGGGAACTGATCGGCGAACGGGCCGAGGCGAGCCTGCGCGGGCTGGCCGACGCCGCGCCGCCGTCCATCGACGTCCCCGTCACCCTCGGCATCGCGTTCCGCAGCAGCGACTACTGCGAGCTCGCCGCCCGCATCGCCGGGGTCGAGCGGACCGGTGACCTGTCCGCCGTCATCACCGGCGACGACCCCCTGTGGATCTACCAGACCTTCATCACCGTCGTGCTGCTGTGCCGGGGCCTCGTCGAGTGA
- a CDS encoding ABC transporter permease, translating into MSTAITTVDPTAPLVDTGGRRRGRRNVTLMVGLGLFGLIVLCALCAPLLTGQDPIKQDLNSAFQGPGAAGHLLGTDELGRDVLARLLYGARVDLRVGVLAVISPFVIGSLVGLVAGWFGGWVDAIIGRIVDIVIAFPFLVLVIALVFAMGPGTTSIYTAITLVGWVAYCRIVRGQVLVAKEQEYAMAAKASGLPTWRILLRHLLPNVILQAIIFSMSDIVLTLLAIVTLGYLGLGVPPPTPDWGSMIQEGQQFILTKWYMSTIPGLAIVITGLALALIADGIVEKANQ; encoded by the coding sequence ATGAGCACAGCCATAACGACGGTCGACCCCACCGCGCCGCTGGTCGACACCGGCGGGCGGCGGCGCGGGCGGCGGAACGTCACCCTGATGGTCGGGCTGGGCCTGTTCGGGCTCATCGTCCTGTGCGCACTCTGCGCACCCCTGCTGACCGGGCAGGACCCCATCAAGCAGGACCTCAACAGCGCGTTCCAGGGGCCCGGCGCCGCCGGTCACCTCCTGGGGACCGACGAGCTCGGCCGCGACGTGCTGGCCCGCCTGCTCTACGGCGCCCGCGTCGACCTGAGGGTCGGCGTGCTGGCCGTCATCTCGCCGTTCGTCATCGGCAGCCTGGTCGGGCTGGTCGCCGGGTGGTTCGGCGGCTGGGTCGACGCGATCATCGGCCGCATCGTCGACATCGTGATCGCCTTCCCGTTCCTCGTGCTGGTCATCGCGCTGGTCTTCGCGATGGGCCCGGGGACGACCAGCATCTACACGGCGATCACCCTGGTCGGCTGGGTGGCGTACTGCCGCATCGTGCGCGGTCAGGTGCTGGTCGCCAAGGAGCAGGAGTACGCCATGGCGGCCAAGGCCAGCGGCCTGCCCACCTGGCGCATCCTGCTGCGGCACCTGCTGCCGAACGTCATCCTGCAGGCGATCATCTTCTCGATGAGCGACATCGTGCTCACCCTGCTGGCGATCGTCACCCTCGGCTATCTCGGCCTCGGGGTACCGCCCCCGACGCCTGACTGGGGTTCGATGATCCAGGAAGGCCAGCAGTTCATCCTCACCAAGTGGTACATGTCCACGATCCCGGGCCTCGCCATCGTCATCACCGGCCTCGCACTGGCGCTGATCGCCGACGGCATCGTCGAGAAGGCGAACCAGTGA
- a CDS encoding amidase family protein translates to MQLTIIGAGAIGGTIGAHLIRDGHDILFCDADPAHVDAINRNGLTIEGPVENFTVTARAVTPEDLPDRLERVAIAVKSHHTAQAAELLRGRLAPDGYVVSFQNGLTADILSAVVGPERLIVCFVNFGADVLAPGRIMQGNVGTFRIGEPTGEITPRLRELAEALPYAEATGNILGFLWGKEAYGAMLYAGAVSDLSIADSLEDPRWRPLMLAIAREVLAQAPVEPEGFDGFDPRDLEGSLARLVTFNRTSAKSHSGIYRDLMVRKRKTEVDDLLNDLAGPLTTYAGQIIKAIERGERTCEVANLELLAAYERAERLGRPLNAVVELFPAPPRAADGPLHGVPVAVKDMIDIAGHPRGNGNPHAMRARPATADAPVVAALRAAGADVFAATSLLEYAAGAVHPEAPEAMNPYATDRTAGGSSGGSAALVGAGVCAVALGTDTGGSIRLPAHYCATVGFKPSHGTLPLDGVERLAPTLDHVGLLTADVAVTAKVFSALTGTAPAAAVGAPPRIGVIPGQLERAEVEPDVAAAVRGAIETLRAAGCAIVEVDGSGLDEIEKTFSDILLFEAWQVHGERVTATPDHYGPETLRLLRSGAEVSAAAYQDALDTRERLLPAAAEVYAEVDVLLGPAAPFVAPVTTPPVDTPEGEAEGLFTAVHNLTGAPALVLPCGWGSTGLPIGLQLSSPFGTDSALLALAAYVESTLAVESRDPAVAGSADVWE, encoded by the coding sequence ATGCAGCTGACCATCATCGGTGCCGGTGCGATCGGCGGCACCATCGGAGCCCATCTCATCCGCGACGGCCACGACATCCTGTTCTGTGACGCGGATCCGGCACACGTCGACGCGATCAACCGGAACGGCCTCACGATCGAGGGCCCGGTCGAGAACTTCACGGTGACGGCGCGTGCGGTCACCCCGGAGGACCTGCCCGATCGCCTCGAACGCGTCGCGATCGCGGTCAAGAGCCACCACACCGCCCAGGCCGCGGAACTCCTGCGCGGCCGGCTGGCCCCGGATGGGTACGTGGTCAGCTTCCAGAACGGCCTGACCGCCGACATCCTGTCCGCCGTGGTCGGCCCGGAGCGGCTCATCGTCTGCTTCGTGAACTTCGGCGCCGACGTGCTCGCGCCCGGCCGGATCATGCAGGGCAACGTCGGCACGTTCCGGATCGGCGAGCCGACCGGCGAGATCACCCCGCGGCTCCGTGAGCTGGCCGAGGCGCTCCCGTACGCCGAGGCCACCGGCAACATCCTGGGCTTCCTGTGGGGCAAGGAGGCGTACGGCGCGATGCTCTACGCCGGCGCCGTGTCCGACCTGTCCATCGCGGACTCGCTGGAGGACCCGCGCTGGCGGCCGCTCATGCTCGCCATCGCGCGTGAGGTGCTCGCGCAGGCTCCGGTGGAGCCCGAGGGGTTCGACGGCTTCGACCCCCGCGACCTGGAGGGCTCGCTGGCCCGGCTGGTCACGTTCAACCGCACCAGCGCCAAGTCGCACAGCGGCATCTACCGCGACCTCATGGTCCGCAAGCGCAAGACCGAGGTCGACGACCTGCTGAACGACCTCGCCGGGCCGCTGACCACGTACGCCGGGCAGATCATCAAGGCGATCGAGCGGGGCGAGCGCACCTGCGAGGTGGCCAACCTGGAGCTCCTCGCCGCCTACGAACGGGCCGAGCGGCTCGGCCGGCCGCTGAACGCCGTGGTCGAGCTGTTCCCCGCTCCCCCGCGCGCCGCGGACGGACCGCTGCACGGCGTCCCCGTCGCGGTCAAGGACATGATCGACATCGCCGGCCACCCGCGCGGCAACGGCAACCCCCACGCGATGCGCGCGCGGCCCGCGACGGCGGACGCCCCGGTCGTCGCGGCACTGCGCGCCGCCGGGGCGGACGTCTTCGCCGCCACGTCCCTGCTGGAGTACGCCGCCGGCGCCGTCCATCCCGAAGCGCCCGAGGCGATGAACCCGTACGCCACGGACCGGACGGCAGGTGGGTCCAGCGGAGGCTCGGCCGCCCTGGTCGGTGCCGGCGTCTGCGCGGTGGCCCTGGGTACGGACACCGGCGGCTCTATCCGGCTCCCGGCGCACTACTGCGCCACCGTCGGGTTCAAGCCGAGCCACGGGACGCTGCCGCTCGACGGCGTCGAGAGGCTCGCCCCGACCCTCGACCACGTTGGCCTGCTCACCGCGGACGTCGCGGTCACGGCCAAGGTCTTCTCGGCGCTGACCGGCACCGCGCCCGCGGCGGCGGTCGGCGCGCCGCCGCGGATCGGAGTGATCCCCGGACAGCTCGAACGCGCCGAGGTGGAGCCGGATGTCGCGGCCGCCGTACGCGGCGCGATCGAGACTCTGCGGGCCGCCGGCTGCGCGATCGTGGAGGTCGACGGCTCGGGCCTGGACGAGATCGAGAAGACGTTCTCCGACATCCTGCTGTTCGAGGCCTGGCAGGTGCACGGCGAGCGGGTGACGGCCACGCCGGACCACTACGGCCCGGAGACGCTGCGGCTGCTCCGCTCGGGCGCGGAGGTCAGCGCGGCGGCCTACCAGGACGCGCTCGACACACGCGAGCGGCTACTGCCCGCCGCGGCCGAGGTCTACGCGGAGGTCGACGTGCTCCTGGGCCCCGCCGCCCCGTTCGTCGCTCCGGTCACCACGCCTCCGGTCGACACGCCAGAGGGCGAGGCGGAGGGGCTGTTCACCGCCGTGCACAACCTCACCGGAGCGCCGGCGCTGGTCCTGCCCTGC
- a CDS encoding ABC transporter permease — translation MRYLVYILKRLVALIPVLIGISLIVFFLIRLIPGDPAATLLGSHATPETVHELRTQLGLTQPVWRQYLTFLGHLLHGNLGYSYVYSSSVVDLITTSLPVTIWLLVSGTVFTLLIAVPLAVLAAARRNGVADNVIRAVPVIGLGLPSFWLGIILILIFGLKLHWFPVAGYGNSLPEHLRGIVLPGITVALALSPILIRSLRASMIEVLSSDYIVTAHSKGISTSRVVLGHALRNAAVSSVTVLGVNIAYLTGTTLVVERVFSLPGIGQQMINSILGRDFPTVQGITLTFAIMVVIVNLLTDLTHAALDPRVKLS, via the coding sequence ATGAGGTACCTCGTCTACATACTGAAGCGGCTGGTGGCGCTGATCCCGGTGCTGATCGGGATCTCGCTCATCGTCTTCTTCCTGATCCGGCTGATACCCGGGGATCCGGCGGCGACGCTGCTCGGCTCGCACGCGACGCCCGAGACGGTGCACGAGCTGCGCACGCAGCTGGGACTCACTCAGCCGGTGTGGCGTCAGTACCTGACCTTCCTGGGTCACCTGCTGCACGGGAACCTCGGGTACTCCTACGTCTACAGCAGCTCGGTCGTGGACCTGATCACGACCAGCCTGCCGGTGACGATCTGGCTGCTGGTCTCGGGCACCGTGTTCACCCTGCTGATCGCCGTGCCGCTGGCCGTCCTGGCCGCGGCGCGGCGCAACGGGGTCGCCGACAACGTCATCCGGGCGGTGCCGGTGATCGGCCTGGGCCTGCCGTCGTTCTGGCTCGGCATCATCCTGATCCTGATATTCGGACTGAAGCTGCACTGGTTTCCGGTCGCCGGATACGGCAACAGCCTGCCCGAGCACCTGCGCGGCATCGTGCTGCCGGGCATCACGGTGGCGCTGGCCCTGTCGCCGATCCTGATCCGCAGCCTGCGCGCGAGCATGATCGAGGTGCTCAGCAGCGACTACATCGTGACCGCCCACAGCAAGGGGATCAGCACGTCACGGGTGGTCCTCGGGCACGCGCTGCGCAACGCCGCCGTCTCGTCCGTCACCGTCCTCGGCGTCAACATCGCCTACCTGACCGGTACGACGCTCGTGGTCGAACGGGTCTTCTCGCTGCCCGGCATCGGGCAGCAGATGATCAACTCCATTCTCGGAAGGGACTTTCCCACCGTGCAGGGAATCACCCTGACCTTCGCGATCATGGTCGTCATCGTGAACCTGCTGACCGACCTGACGCACGCGGCTCTGGACCCACGGGTGAAGCTGTCATGA
- a CDS encoding methylaspartate ammonia-lyase, whose protein sequence is MRIVKVIAEPVRAGFFSDDQAAIRAGAEHDGFGYTGAPVTPGFAAIREPGEALSVLLLLEDGSVAHGDCASVQYPGAGGRDPLFDATAARRDVDEYVAPMLAGAELGSFRDLAGRVAACRTPTGRLHAAIRYGVTQAVLDAVALARRLTMAEVVRDEYATGVDLVPVPMFAQTGDERYAGAERMILKRVDVLPHGLVNNVDTRLGRRGELLEAYLRWLVGRIGELRTDDAYAPRLHFDTYGTIGLAFGGDVEAVAAYLTRLGEIAAPYELVIEHPIDAGGREPQIETYLRLRDALRRTGSRVRIAVDEWCNTLEDIAMFAGRGAADVIHVKTPDLGGIDDTIEALLLVRAAGLMAYCGGTCNETDRSAQVTAHVAMACGAAQVLAKPGMGVDEGLMIVGNEMARVTAIAAARRSGGMVLP, encoded by the coding sequence GTGAGGATCGTGAAGGTCATCGCCGAGCCGGTACGCGCCGGGTTCTTCTCCGATGACCAGGCGGCGATCAGGGCGGGCGCGGAGCACGACGGCTTCGGATACACGGGCGCCCCGGTCACGCCGGGCTTCGCCGCGATCCGCGAGCCCGGCGAGGCGCTCTCGGTGCTCCTGCTGCTCGAGGACGGCTCGGTCGCCCACGGCGACTGTGCGTCCGTGCAGTACCCCGGCGCGGGCGGACGCGACCCGCTTTTCGACGCGACGGCGGCCCGCCGCGACGTCGACGAGTACGTCGCCCCGATGCTGGCGGGCGCGGAGCTCGGCTCGTTCCGCGACCTGGCCGGGCGCGTGGCCGCCTGCCGTACGCCGACCGGCCGGCTGCACGCCGCCATCAGGTACGGCGTGACGCAGGCGGTGCTCGACGCGGTCGCGCTCGCCCGCCGGCTCACCATGGCCGAGGTCGTACGGGACGAGTACGCCACCGGCGTGGACCTGGTGCCTGTACCGATGTTCGCCCAGACCGGCGACGAGCGGTACGCGGGCGCGGAGAGAATGATCCTCAAGCGGGTCGACGTCCTTCCGCACGGCCTGGTCAACAACGTCGACACCAGGCTCGGCCGCCGAGGCGAGCTGCTCGAGGCCTATTTGCGCTGGCTGGTGGGCCGCATCGGCGAGCTGCGTACGGACGACGCGTACGCGCCCCGGCTGCACTTCGACACCTACGGCACCATCGGCCTCGCCTTCGGCGGTGACGTCGAGGCGGTGGCCGCCTACCTCACCCGCCTCGGGGAGATCGCCGCGCCGTACGAGCTGGTCATCGAGCATCCGATCGACGCCGGCGGACGTGAGCCGCAGATCGAGACCTACCTTCGGCTCCGCGACGCGCTGCGGCGGACGGGCTCGCGGGTGCGGATCGCCGTGGACGAGTGGTGCAACACGCTCGAGGACATCGCGATGTTCGCCGGCCGCGGCGCCGCCGACGTGATCCACGTCAAGACGCCCGACCTCGGCGGCATCGACGACACCATCGAGGCGCTGCTGCTGGTCCGCGCCGCGGGCCTGATGGCCTACTGCGGCGGAACCTGCAACGAGACGGACCGGTCGGCGCAGGTCACCGCGCACGTGGCGATGGCCTGCGGAGCCGCGCAGGTGCTCGCCAAACCGGGTATGGGCGTGGACGAGGGACTGATGATCGTCGGCAACGAGATGGCACGGGTGACGGCGATCGCGGCCGCGCGCCGGTCAGGAGGGATGGTCCTGCCGTGA
- a CDS encoding ABC transporter substrate-binding protein: protein MNDEIPEGLRVPMISRRRMLRLSGLGIGAFSAAPLLAACGSSSDTTSAKKKGGNLVIVRAQDSVNMDKTTVFSNASLWVYQQMYETLVAMTDDGQGVKPWLAESYQMSADNLSCTFKLRSGVKFHNGQPVTSADVKFSIDESSKTKGGWEFINSAIKEVKTPDPLTVVITTKYPWAPLLADLSCPNNGIIPKDYAGKSSKDFYQAPVGTGPFMWGTWQKGSALTLKKNPSYWQPGKPAVDTVTWKVVPDTNARALQLQGGQAQINEAPPFSSISQVKNTPNLKVDLFPSTRTDYILMNQTKKPYDDVHVRRAISYAIDRQALVKNILFGSGSVANSFMMPSAPYYDKNSPGLQYDMAKAKQEMAQSSVPQGFTTTYLAQSGDAMDASIAQILQASLKQLGITMKIQNVDPSAQHDLTTKLQYEISHSYWTMDLADPDELVQYALDPKSGGHSFNTGMNDPDLIALVHKAQREFDKTKRQELYNQIQEKAAATAFLGFLFYTPFPYTQSDKVKGFKVLPTGYYHLEDVSL from the coding sequence ATGAACGACGAGATCCCCGAAGGCCTACGGGTCCCCATGATCAGCAGGCGCCGCATGCTGCGGCTCAGCGGCCTGGGTATCGGGGCGTTCTCGGCCGCGCCGCTGCTGGCCGCCTGCGGATCGTCCTCGGACACCACTTCGGCGAAGAAGAAGGGGGGCAACCTGGTCATCGTTCGCGCGCAGGACTCGGTGAACATGGACAAGACGACCGTGTTCAGCAACGCCTCCCTCTGGGTCTACCAGCAGATGTACGAGACCCTGGTCGCGATGACCGACGACGGTCAGGGCGTCAAGCCCTGGCTCGCGGAGAGCTACCAGATGTCGGCGGACAACCTGTCCTGCACCTTCAAGCTCCGGTCCGGCGTGAAGTTCCACAACGGCCAGCCGGTGACGTCGGCCGACGTGAAGTTCTCGATCGACGAGTCGAGCAAGACCAAGGGCGGCTGGGAGTTCATCAACTCCGCGATCAAAGAGGTCAAGACCCCGGACCCGCTCACCGTGGTGATCACCACCAAGTACCCGTGGGCTCCGCTGCTGGCCGACCTGAGCTGCCCGAACAACGGGATCATCCCCAAGGACTACGCCGGCAAGAGCTCCAAGGACTTCTACCAGGCCCCGGTCGGCACGGGCCCGTTCATGTGGGGCACCTGGCAGAAGGGGAGCGCCCTCACGCTGAAGAAGAACCCCTCCTACTGGCAGCCCGGCAAGCCCGCCGTCGACACGGTCACCTGGAAGGTCGTGCCCGACACCAACGCCCGCGCGCTCCAGCTGCAGGGCGGCCAGGCGCAGATCAACGAGGCGCCGCCCTTCTCCAGCATCAGCCAGGTCAAGAACACGCCCAACCTGAAGGTCGACCTGTTCCCCTCGACCAGGACCGACTACATCCTGATGAACCAGACCAAGAAGCCCTACGACGACGTGCACGTGCGGCGGGCCATCTCGTACGCGATCGACCGCCAGGCGCTGGTCAAGAACATCCTGTTCGGCAGCGGCAGCGTGGCGAACTCGTTCATGATGCCGTCGGCGCCCTACTACGACAAGAACTCCCCGGGCCTGCAGTACGACATGGCCAAGGCCAAGCAGGAGATGGCGCAGTCGAGTGTGCCGCAGGGCTTCACCACGACCTACCTCGCCCAGTCCGGGGACGCGATGGACGCCTCCATCGCGCAGATCCTGCAGGCGTCGCTGAAGCAGCTCGGCATCACGATGAAGATCCAGAACGTCGACCCCAGCGCCCAGCACGACCTGACGACCAAGCTCCAGTACGAGATCTCACACTCGTACTGGACGATGGACCTGGCCGACCCCGACGAGCTGGTGCAGTACGCGCTCGACCCCAAGTCCGGCGGTCACTCCTTCAACACCGGCATGAACGACCCGGACCTCATCGCGCTGGTGCACAAGGCGCAGCGGGAGTTCGACAAGACCAAGCGGCAGGAGCTGTACAACCAGATCCAGGAGAAGGCCGCGGCGACGGCGTTCCTCGGGTTCCTGTTCTACACGCCCTTCCCGTACACCCAGTCCGACAAGGTGAAGGGCTTCAAGGTGCTGCCCACGGGCTACTACCACCTCGAAGACGTCTCGCTCTGA